One Kwoniella pini CBS 10737 chromosome 11, complete sequence DNA segment encodes these proteins:
- a CDS encoding eukaryotic translation initiation factor 3 subunit C yields the protein MSFFKLGSDDSSSSSSGSDSEESILSGDEGLIQDKKLAQAKSSKSKNKASMFLRSDAEDSDEDDSSDDDEEELSDSEDERAARGNKFLMGADSTDEDEEEEDKTVVLSAKDKRFAEMEAAIHNITNATRNNDWVLASTELDKVFRFIQRHQVTVVATTVAAAGHIPPRFLEILVSLEKDVNETILSEKSAKKKMAPGKAKALNSLKQTLKKKQKEFEGVLKTYNEDPQAYTTAYEVANAVPAPKKAAKKVAIDVDGDIEEQNEDFMTIGKGGKALNLTPEGVFKTLREIFEQRGRKNTDRAETIKILSKLLEVAETTYAKLRVLLALVPARLDYSQNLAHIPHESWVLGLNELDQLVTLLLDNPDYVVQETVGEYDDLVEREPQVVNGKKERVAVAGSLISLLESLDNEFTKTLQHTDAHEKGSDYIERLRQEAPLYTLVAKAQSLFEREAATDSTARAVIRRLEHVYAKPNVIIEHFESKVPASIQSKIVPRDTQRSAEGLIHDLCVYIYGSDNPVLRARAILFHIFNHASHGRYHQARDLLLMSHLQDTIQHADVTTQILYNRAIMQLGLAAFKMGYIVECQTILGDMFATQRQKELLAQSVQRYQQQLTPEQELIEKRRLLPFHMHLNVELLEAAYLTSCMLIEVPLLASVDTEEQRRKVTSKVFKRLLDLADRQAFMGPPENTRDHIIKASKALQAGEWEKARDLILSIKIWNLLENADDVKTILSQKIQEEGLRTYLFTYSTYYASLSLTQLSITFSLPIQIVNSIISKMIYIDELQASLDQIDGVIIFHKIELNEVQRLTQQLAEKTVNLLDQNEKSLDLKLGNNNQQQQSGGINNSTDRSTQEGGQKNERRGNNGGGNGRGTYRGRGRGRGGFNAGLGNTRTRVQA from the exons atgtCTTTCTTTAAATTAGGATCAgatgattcatcttcttcttcttctggatcagATTCTGAAGAATCTATTTTATCTGGAGATGAAGGTTTAATAcaagataaaaaattagCTCAAgctaaatcttctaaatcaaaaaataaagCTTCAATGTTTTTAAGGAGTGATGCAGAAgattctgatgaagatgattcaagtgatgatgatgaagaggaattaAGTGatagtgaagatgaaagagcT GCTCGAGGAAATAAATTCTTAATGGGTGCTGATTCaactgatgaagatgaagaagaggaagataaGACTGTTGTATTGAGTGCTAAAGATAAGAG ATTCGCTGAAATGGAAGCTGCTATTCACAATATCACAAATGCAACAAGAAATAATGATTGGGTATTAGCTTCAAcagaattagataaagTATTTAGATTTATTCAACGACATCAAGTAACAGTAGTAGCCACAACAGTAGCAGCAGCAGGTCATATACCACCTCGATTTTTAGAAATTTTAGTTTctttagaaaaagatgtTAATGAAACTATTTTATCTGAAAAATCAGCTAAAAAAAAGATGGCACCTGGAAAAGCTAAAGCTTTGAATAGTCTTAAACAAActttaaaaaagaaacaaaaagaattcGAGGGAGTTTTGAAAACTTATAATGAAGATCCTCAAGCTTACACCACTGCTTACGAGGTTGCTAATGCTGTTCCTGCACCTAAAAAGGCCGCTAAGAAAGTTGcaattgatgttgatggtgATATTGAAGAGCAAAATGAAGACTTTATGACTATTGGTAAAGGCGGTAAAGCTCTCAATTTGACTCCTGAAGGTGTTTTCAAGACTCTTAGAGAAATCTTTGAGCAAAGAGGTAGAAAG AACACCGACAGAGCCGAAACCATCAAAATCCTTTCCAAACTCCTTGAAGTCGCTGAAACGACCTACGCCAAACTTCGTGTTCTTCTTGCCCTTGTTCCTGCTCGATTAGATTACTCTCAAAATCTCGCCCACATTCCTCATGAATCATGGGTCTTGGGTCTCAACGAACTTGATCAACTTGTTACCCTTCTTTTGGATAACCCAGATTACGTGGTTCAAGAGACTGTAGGAGAATACGATGATCTTGTGGAAAGAGAGCCTCAAGTGGTTaatggaaagaaggagagAGTGGCTGTTGCTGGTAGTTTGATCAGTCTTTTGGAAAGTCTAGACAATGAG TTTACAAAAACTCTTCAACATACCGATGCTCACGAGAAAGGTTCTGATTATATCGAGCGATTGAGACAAGAAGCTCCCCTCTACACCCTTGTCGCAAAAGCTCAATCTCTCTTCGAGCGAGAAGCGGCCACTGATTCTACCGCTCGAGCTGTGATTCGACGACTGGAGCACGTCTACGCTAAG CCCAACGTGATCATTGAGCATTTCGAGTCCAAAGTTCCTGCTTCTATACAGTCCAAGATTGTACCCCGAGATACACAAAGATCTGCCGAGGGTCTCATCCACGACTTGTGTGTTTACATCTACGGATCGGATAACCCAGTCCTACGTGCTCGAGCTATCCTTTTCCACATCTTTAACCACGCTTCCCACGGACGATATCACCAAGCCCGAGATCTTTTACTCATGTCTCATCTGCAAGACACCATCCAACATGCCGATGTCACCACTCAAATCCTTTACAACCGAGCAATCATGCAACTTGGTCTCGCCGCCTTTAAAATGGGTTACATTGTTGAATGTCAAACTATTCTCGGTGATATGTTTGCAACTCAACgtcaaaaagaattactTGCTCAATCCGTTCAAAGgtatcaacaacaattgACTCCAGAGCAAGAATTGATtgagaagagaagattATTACCTTTCCACATGCACTTGAATGTCGAACTCCTCGAAGCTGCTTATCTCACTTCTTGCATGTTAATTGAAGTCCCTCTTTTAGCTTCGGTTGATACTGAAGAACAACGAAGAAAGGTGACAAGTAAAGTTTTCAAGAGACTTTTAGATTTGGCTGATAGACAAGCTTTCATGGGTCCACCTGAAAATACTAGAGATCATATTATAAAAGCTTCAAAAGCTCTTCAAGCTGGAGAATGGGAAAAAGCAAGAGATTTAATACTTTCAATTAAGATTTGGAACCTTTTGGAAAATGCAGATGATGTTAAAACAATATTATCTCA AAAAAtccaagaagaaggtttaagGACTTATTTATTCACATACTCAACATATTACGCATCACTTTCTTTAAcacaattatcaattacattttcattaccaattcaaattgttaattcaataatttcaaaaatgatttatatagatgaattacaagcttctttagatcaaattgatggTGTAATTATTTTCCATAAGATCGAATTAAATGAAGTTCAACGTTTAACTCAACAATTAGCTGAAAAAACTGTTAATCTAttagatcaaaatgaaaaatcattagaTCTAAAATtaggtaataataatcaacaacaacaatctgGTGGtattaataattcaacagATAGATCAACGCAAGAAGGTGGTcaaaagaatgaaagacGTGGAAATAATGGTGGTGGAAATGGTAGAGGTACTTATagaggaagaggtagagGTAGAGGTGGATTTAATGCTGGATTAGGTAATACTAGAACAAGAGTACAAGCTTAG